In a single window of the Rhinolophus ferrumequinum isolate MPI-CBG mRhiFer1 chromosome 21, mRhiFer1_v1.p, whole genome shotgun sequence genome:
- the VTN gene encoding vitronectin: protein MSSPRPLLVLALLAWVVLADQESCKDRCTEGFNADRKCQCDELCSYYQSCCADYMAECKPQVTRGDVFTRPEDDYGVYDYHEESSVHAQPASSTLSSDLQAQTERTPEQAAVLNPEKVQGPSEPTVRPASSAHGTSESSAEELCSGKPFDAFTDLKNGSIFAFRGQYCYELDEKAVKSGYPKLIQDVWGIEGPIDAAFTRINCQGKTYLFKGSQYWRFEDGVLDPDYPRDISVGFTGIPDNVDAALALPAHSYSGRERVYFFKGKQYWEYEFQEQPSREECEGSSLSAVFEHFALLQRNNWEDIFELLFWGRPSDGAGQPQLISEDWPGVPDQVDAAMAGRIYISGYAPRSSWAKNVKSKHRSRKHYGSRSGRGRGGGRSQKRHRKSRSLWLSLFSSEESGLGDYMYDNNYDTDWLVPSTCEPIQSVYFFSGDKYYRVNLRTRRVDSVSPPYPRDIAQYWLGCPAPGHL from the exons ATGTCATCTCCAAGGCCCCTTCTGGTGCTGGCCCTGCTGGCATGGGTTGTTCTGGCCGACCAAG AATCATGCAAGGACCGCTGCACTGAGGGTTTCAACGCCGACAGGAAGTGTCAGTGTGATGAGCTCTGCTCTTACTACCAGAGCTGCTGCGCCGACTACATGGCTGAGTGCAAGCCCCAAG TGACTCGCGGGGATGTGTTCACTCGGCCAGAAGACGATTATGGGGTCTACGACTACCATGAGGAGAGCAGTGTCCACGCACAACCAGCGAGCTCCACCCTCAGCTCTGACCTACAGGCCCAGACTGAAAGGACTCCTGAGCAGGCAGCTGTTCTGAACCCAGAAAAAGTGCAGGGGCCCTCAGAGCCTACAGTGAGGCCTGCGAGCTCTGCTCACGGGACCTCCGAGTCCTCAGCAGAGGAGCTGTGCAGTGGGAAGCCCTTTGATGCCTTCACTGACCTCAAGAACGGTTCCATTTTTGCCTTCCGAG GACAGTACTGCTATGAGCTGGATGAAAAGGCAGTGAAGTCTGGGTACCCCAAGCTCATCCAAGACGTCTGGGGCATCGAGGGGCCCATTGATGCTGCCTTCACCCGCATCAACTGTCAGGGGAAGACCTACCTCTTCAAG GGTAGTCAGTACTGGCGCTTTGAGGATGGTGTCCTGGACCCCGATTACCCTCGCGACATCTCTGTTGGCTTCACGGGCATTCCTGACAATGTGGACGCAGCCTTGGCCCTCCCAGCTCACAGCTACAGTGGCCGGGAGCGGGTCTACTTCTTCAAGG ggaAACAATACTGGGAATACGAGTTCCAGGAGCAGCCCAGTCGGGAGGAGTGTGAAGGCAGTTCCCTGTCAGCTGTGTTTGAACACTTTGCCCTGCTGCAGAGGAACAACTGGGAAGACATCTTTGAGCTTCTGTTCTGGGGCAGACCCTCTG ATGGTGCCGGGCAGCCCCAGCTCATCAGTGAGGACTGGCCTGGTGTGCCGGATCAGGTGGACGCAGCCATGGCTGGCCGGATCTACATCTCAGGCTACGCTCCCCGTTCCTCCTGGGCCAAGAATGTGAAGTCTAAGCATCGCAGCCGTAAACACTATGGCTCACGGAGTGGGCGTGGGCGTGGCGGTGGCCGCAGCCAGAAGCGCCATCGGAAATCACGTTCACTCTGGCTGTCCCTGTTCTCCAGTGAGGAGAGTGGCCTAGGAGACTATATGTATGATAATAACTACGATACAGACTGGCTTGTGCCTTCCACCTGCGAGCCCATCCAGAGTGTCTACTTCTTCTCAGGAG ACAAGTACTACCGCGTTAACCTTCGCACACGGCGAGTGGACAGTGTGAGCCCTCCCTACCCACGAGACATCGCCCAGTACTGGTTGGgctgcccagcccctggccacctgTAG
- the SEBOX gene encoding LOW QUALITY PROTEIN: homeobox protein SEBOX (The sequence of the model RefSeq protein was modified relative to this genomic sequence to represent the inferred CDS: inserted 7 bases in 4 codons) yields the protein MQAGPALSGITPQLAWPSGSXYSASSMVHSVFASPTGHAGGLGPHWRKWTTFSRGQLLVLEWVFAARPYPDIGTREHLARVTCLPEAKIQVWFQNWQTKRIKNRKQGGLSRRPELPXDTLQQCQDPHTLGQLPPSNSTPQXCRHASCLAPGLGPGQGWVGAKAIAPWGPTEASGVHLSSEXATPQTSLGSLSDLTYASAIVTNLDHS from the exons ATGCAG GCAGGGCCAGCCCTGAGCGGGATAACACCCCAATTGGCTTGGCCCTCTGGCTC TTACTCTGCTAGCTCCATGGTTCACTCTGTGTTTGCATCTCCAACAG GCCATGCCGGTGGGTTGGGCCCTCactggagaaagtggacaaccttcAGCAGAGGGCAGCTGCTAGTGTTGGAGTGGGTGTTTGCGGCACGGCCCTACCCTGACATTGGCACCCGTGAGCACCTGGCCCGGGTCACCTGCCTTCCTGAGGCCAAGATACAG GTGTGGTTCCAGAACTGGCAGACCAAGAGAATCAAGAACAGGAAGCAAGGAGGCCTAAGCCGCAGGCCTGAGCTCCC AGATACCCTCCAGCAGTGCCAGGATCCCCACACACTGGGCCAGCTTCCACCCTCCAACAGCACACCTC AGTGTCGACATGCCTCCTGTCTGGCTCCTGGCTTGggtccagggcagggctgggtgggggctaAAGCCATAGCCCCATGGGGACCTACTGAGGCTTCAGGGGTTCACCTTTCTTCAGA TGCTACTCCCCAGACTTCACTAGGCAGCCTGTCTGACCTTACCTATGCCTCAGCCATTGTCACCAACCTGGACCACTCCTAA
- the TMEM199 gene encoding transmembrane protein 199 — protein MASCLVAGDRLVRALGSGGELEPEQLPRKLRAELEAALGKKHKGGDGPSGPARLVSFRLLRDLHQYLREKDSTLYLHELLEGSEIYIPEVVKPPRNPELVARLEKIKIHLANEEYKRITRNVTCQDSRHGGILSDLGKQVRSVKALIITIFNFIVTVAAAFVCTYLGSQYVFTEMASRVLAALIVASVVGLAELYVMVRAMEGELGEI, from the exons ATGGCGTCTTGTTTGGTTGCTGGCGACAGGCTGGTGCGCGCTTTGGGCTCTGGCGGGGAGCTGGAGCCAGAGCAGCTGCCCCGGAAGCTGCGGGCAGAGCTTGAGGCCGCGCTGGGGAAGAAGCACAAGGGCGGTGACGGCCCCAGTGGTCCCGCTCGCCTGGTTTCCTTCCGCCTGCTCCGGGATCTTCACCAGTACCTGAGAGAAAAGG ATTCCACACTGTACCTTCATGAGCTCCTGGAAGGCAGTGAAATCTATATCCCAGAGGTGGTGAAGCCTCCTAGG AACCCAGAGCTTGTTGCCCGTCTGGAGAAAATTAAGATACATCTTGCCAATGAGGAATATAAGCGGATCACCCGTAATGTCACCTGTCAG gacTCAAGGCATGGTGGGATTCTCAGTGACCTGGGAAAACAAG TGAGATCAGTGAAGGCTCTGATCATCACCATCTTCAACTTCATTGTCACGGTGGCAGCTGCCTTCGTCTGCACTTACCTTGGAAGCCAGTATGTCTTCACAGAAATGGCCTCG cgGGTACTGGCTGCATTGATCGTCGCCTCTGTGGTAGGTCTGGCGGAGCTGTATGTCATGGTGCGGGCGATGGAAGGCGAGTTGGGAGAGATATAA